From Actinosynnema mirum DSM 43827, a single genomic window includes:
- a CDS encoding flagellar hook-basal body complex protein FliE produces the protein MTAPIAAIGGSPTPPAVVAPIAATGADSATAAGSASGSLFSGVLDGIQQAQAKSDSLAVQAATGTLGDVHDYLAASTEAGLRVQMTVAIRNKAVEAFNEIMRLQA, from the coding sequence GTGACCGCCCCGATCGCCGCGATCGGCGGCTCCCCCACTCCCCCCGCGGTCGTCGCGCCCATCGCGGCGACCGGAGCGGACTCGGCGACGGCTGCCGGCTCCGCGAGCGGGTCGCTGTTCTCCGGGGTGCTCGACGGCATCCAGCAGGCGCAGGCCAAGTCGGACTCGCTGGCCGTGCAGGCCGCCACCGGGACGCTGGGCGACGTCCACGACTACCTGGCGGCCAGCACTGAGGCCGGCCTGCGGGTGCAGATGACCGTCGCGATCCGCAACAAGGCCGTCGAGGCCTTCAACGAGATCATGAGGTTGCAGGCATGA
- the fliG gene encoding flagellar motor switch protein FliG codes for MAPHDNMTGLRKAAVLLLRLGKTNSTKVLSLLQENEVEQLSSEIVRLDSVSHEATQSVTDEFYEMATARKYVAHGGMDYARDLLVSTLGYDRADEIVHRIGALLLDVPFSFLQRADPRQVLSFLQDEHPQTIALVLAHVPSGQASQVLAGLLPEKQAEVAHRIATMEQTSPEVIRKVESLLQRRFSSLLQPSDLSTVGGVEPLVNIINRSDRATERSILEGLTKRSPELAEFIRSQMFMFEDIVGIDDRSMQLVLRQIEPNDLATALKGVSNEVNQKIVRNLSERAAENLSDEIEVLGSVRLRTVEEAQAKIIRVIRQLEESGQIVLRRSNEDDEYVD; via the coding sequence ATGGCGCCGCACGACAACATGACCGGCCTGCGCAAGGCGGCCGTGCTGCTGCTCCGCCTCGGCAAGACCAACTCCACGAAGGTCTTGTCGCTGCTCCAGGAGAACGAGGTCGAGCAGCTCTCCAGCGAGATCGTCCGGCTCGACTCGGTCAGCCATGAGGCCACCCAGTCGGTCACGGACGAGTTCTACGAGATGGCCACCGCGCGCAAGTACGTCGCGCACGGCGGCATGGACTACGCGCGGGACCTGCTGGTCAGCACGCTGGGCTACGACCGCGCGGACGAGATCGTGCACCGGATCGGCGCGCTGCTGCTGGACGTGCCGTTCAGCTTCCTGCAGCGGGCCGACCCCCGGCAGGTGCTCTCGTTCCTGCAGGACGAGCACCCGCAGACCATCGCGCTGGTGCTGGCGCACGTGCCCTCCGGGCAGGCGTCGCAGGTGCTGGCGGGGCTGCTGCCCGAGAAGCAGGCCGAGGTCGCGCACCGGATCGCCACGATGGAGCAGACCTCCCCCGAGGTGATCCGCAAGGTCGAGTCGCTGCTCCAGCGCCGGTTCTCGTCGCTGCTCCAGCCGTCGGACCTGTCCACGGTGGGTGGCGTCGAGCCGCTGGTGAACATCATCAACCGCTCGGACCGGGCGACGGAGCGCTCCATCCTGGAGGGCCTGACCAAGCGGTCCCCCGAGCTGGCCGAGTTCATCCGCAGCCAGATGTTCATGTTCGAGGACATCGTCGGGATCGACGACCGGTCGATGCAGCTGGTGCTGCGGCAGATCGAGCCGAACGACCTGGCCACGGCGCTCAAGGGCGTCAGCAACGAGGTCAACCAGAAGATCGTGCGCAACCTGTCCGAGCGCGCGGCCGAGAACCTGTCCGACGAGATCGAGGTCCTCGGCTCGGTGCGCCTGCGCACCGTGGAAGAGGCCCAGGCCAAGATCATCCGGGTCATCCGCCAGTTGGAGGAGTCCGGCCAGATCGTGCTGCGACGGAGCAACGAGGATGACGAGTACGTCGACTGA
- the fliF gene encoding flagellar basal-body MS-ring/collar protein FliF gives MNLDRIKASAQGVLSGFKAFTAGQKLVAGATVLAVVGAIAFYFLWASKPTYAPLYTSLASKDASAIVDQLTAAGVTYELTDGGQTIMVPQDQVYPMRLKMSAANLPSQSDTGYALLDQQGVTTSEFMQQVGYQRAMEGELGSTIKAIDGVTSASVHLAIPQKDVFSDSDSKPTAAVLVGTGAGKSLSQAQVQTITHLVSSSVEGMSADGVTVAGTDGKVLSTGGADGASASANGDRDDQTKAFEQRLSTSLQQMLSQVVGQDHAVVQVTADLDYDQTETKSQTYTSGDGTAPLSESSTTESYTGDGGQNAAGGVLGSTNGTLNGLEGNTTNGTGGSGNGTYNQEKSTRNNAVNSVIETRQSAPGKVRKLGVAVLLDQKTAGAVDMAEVERIASSAVALDTARGDTLAVSSMPFDTSAAQQGEAAVAAQQAQAQQDELMGMVKTGVAGLGVLALLIMTMIATRRRRKRAAAAAEAELAKLDELKAQLERTRTSEIEAAIAEKQALVAGNDFPQLSGPKRAEVDPLVVAEQEKRMGEIQSLVDEQPEEVARLLRGWLAVKG, from the coding sequence ATGAACCTGGACCGGATCAAGGCGAGCGCCCAGGGCGTGCTCTCCGGTTTCAAGGCGTTCACGGCGGGCCAGAAGCTCGTGGCGGGGGCGACGGTGCTGGCCGTGGTCGGCGCCATCGCGTTCTACTTCCTCTGGGCCTCCAAGCCGACGTACGCCCCCCTCTACACGAGCCTGGCCTCGAAGGACGCCAGCGCGATCGTCGACCAGCTCACGGCCGCCGGGGTGACCTACGAGCTGACCGACGGCGGTCAGACGATCATGGTGCCGCAGGACCAGGTGTACCCGATGCGGTTGAAGATGAGCGCGGCGAACCTGCCGTCGCAGTCGGACACCGGCTACGCGCTGCTGGACCAGCAGGGCGTCACCACCTCGGAGTTCATGCAGCAGGTCGGCTACCAGCGCGCCATGGAGGGCGAGCTGGGCAGCACGATCAAGGCGATCGACGGGGTGACCTCGGCGAGCGTGCACCTGGCGATCCCGCAGAAGGACGTCTTCTCGGACAGCGACTCGAAGCCGACGGCGGCCGTGCTGGTGGGGACCGGCGCGGGCAAGTCGCTGTCGCAGGCCCAGGTGCAGACCATCACGCACCTGGTGTCCTCCAGCGTCGAGGGCATGAGCGCGGACGGCGTGACCGTGGCGGGCACCGACGGCAAGGTGCTGTCCACCGGCGGCGCGGACGGCGCGTCGGCCTCGGCGAACGGGGACCGGGACGACCAGACCAAGGCGTTCGAGCAGCGGCTGAGCACCTCGCTGCAGCAGATGCTCTCGCAGGTCGTCGGCCAGGACCACGCGGTGGTGCAGGTGACCGCCGACCTGGACTACGACCAGACCGAGACCAAGAGCCAGACCTACACCAGCGGTGACGGCACCGCTCCGCTGTCCGAGTCGTCCACGACGGAGAGCTACACCGGCGACGGCGGGCAGAACGCGGCGGGCGGGGTGCTCGGCTCCACGAACGGCACCCTGAACGGGCTGGAGGGCAACACCACCAACGGCACCGGCGGCTCCGGCAACGGCACCTACAACCAGGAGAAGTCGACCAGGAACAACGCGGTGAACTCGGTCATCGAGACCCGCCAGTCGGCCCCCGGCAAGGTGCGCAAGCTGGGCGTGGCGGTGCTGCTGGACCAGAAGACGGCGGGCGCCGTGGACATGGCCGAGGTGGAGAGGATCGCCTCCTCGGCCGTGGCCCTGGACACCGCGCGCGGGGACACGCTGGCCGTCAGCTCCATGCCGTTCGACACCAGCGCCGCGCAGCAGGGCGAGGCCGCGGTCGCCGCCCAGCAGGCGCAGGCGCAGCAGGACGAGCTGATGGGCATGGTCAAGACGGGCGTCGCGGGCCTCGGCGTGCTGGCGCTGCTGATCATGACCATGATCGCCACCCGGCGCAGGCGCAAGCGCGCCGCCGCGGCGGCCGAGGCGGAGCTGGCCAAGCTCGACGAGCTCAAGGCCCAGCTGGAGCGCACCAGGACCAGCGAGATCGAGGCGGCCATCGCCGAGAAGCAGGCGCTGGTCGCGGGCAACGACTTCCCGCAGCTGAGCGGCCCCAAGCGGGCCGAGGTCGACCCGCTGGTGGTCGCCGAGCAGGAGAAGCGGATGGGCGAGATCCAGTCGCTCGTCGACGAACAGCCCGAGGAAGTCGCGCGACTGCTGCGCGGCTGGCTCGCCGTGAAGGGATGA
- a CDS encoding flagellar basal body rod protein FlgC: protein MALFDSIGIAETGVSVHRKWLDAVADNIANVNNATSTAGPAFQARYVVARSRGEDGGVTVGGVLSGDAEGKIVYEPTNPLADANGNVRYPDIDLGEQMGQLIMAQRGYQANLAVVDRAKTAYEAALQLGRGA, encoded by the coding sequence ATGGCCCTCTTCGACAGCATCGGCATCGCCGAGACCGGGGTCTCGGTGCACCGCAAGTGGCTGGACGCGGTCGCGGACAACATCGCGAACGTCAACAACGCCACCTCCACCGCCGGTCCCGCGTTCCAGGCCCGCTACGTCGTGGCCCGCTCGCGGGGCGAGGACGGCGGGGTGACCGTGGGCGGCGTGCTCTCCGGCGACGCCGAGGGCAAGATCGTCTACGAGCCCACGAACCCGCTGGCCGACGCCAACGGCAACGTCCGCTACCCGGACATCGACCTGGGCGAGCAGATGGGCCAGCTGATCATGGCCCAGCGCGGCTACCAGGCGAACCTCGCGGTGGTCGACCGGGCCAAGACGGCCTACGAGGCGGCGCTGCAGCTGGGTCGTGGCGCGTGA
- the flgB gene encoding flagellar basal body rod protein FlgB gives MFDDLATTSVRAALTGLAMRQRVSANNIANVQTPGFIASKVNFEESLGEAVRSGEGSTAVRGTRPVISDSVNAARQDGNNVNIDEETVSATDTNLRYQLMLRALDNKYSGFSAVLKAV, from the coding sequence GTGTTCGACGACCTCGCGACGACGAGCGTGCGTGCCGCGTTGACCGGTCTGGCGATGCGCCAGCGAGTGTCCGCGAACAACATCGCCAACGTCCAGACGCCAGGGTTCATCGCCAGCAAGGTCAACTTCGAGGAGTCGCTGGGCGAGGCGGTGCGGTCCGGTGAGGGCTCCACCGCGGTCCGCGGGACCAGGCCGGTCATCAGCGACAGCGTCAACGCCGCCCGCCAGGACGGCAACAACGTCAACATCGACGAGGAGACGGTCTCCGCCACGGACACCAACCTCCGCTACCAGCTGATGCTCCGGGCGCTGGACAACAAGTACAGCGGCTTCTCGGCCGTCCTGAAGGCGGTCTGA
- the fliD gene encoding flagellar filament capping protein FliD, producing MAAVDGLVTGLDTTSIISQLMQIEAAPKTRLQSQVSAQQRVQTAYQALNARMLAVKGAAEALNGDSTWQALKASSSSDAAVATATGNSAVAGSITFSITSLAKAHVATAQVPESGGATKGSGLEVTVGGKTTHVDVTDDTAAGVAEAVNKAGLGVRATVITTTTGQRVQFSSAKTGAEQAFTVAGMANDPTVLSQGSDATITVGDPATTGYKLTSADNNFTSVLPGVTVRATKVQNDVTVTSTVDSSGIGDKVAALVNAVNAAISTAKGYDTYDAASKTAGPLNGDTLARGLRSSLLTTVSGGGTSFGTMSAFGVALGTNGQLTFDKAKFVAAFEADPEKVRTAVTDGLVKPYKKIGEDASNSTTGSLTVAVQGGDTTLRRLNTAISEWDTKLASKKVSLQKYYSTLETSMSKLNQQASWLSGQLAGLSS from the coding sequence ATGGCCGCTGTAGACGGACTCGTCACCGGTCTGGACACCACCTCGATCATCTCGCAGCTGATGCAGATCGAGGCGGCGCCCAAGACCCGGTTGCAGAGCCAGGTCAGCGCGCAGCAGCGGGTGCAGACCGCCTACCAGGCGCTCAACGCCCGGATGCTCGCGGTCAAGGGCGCCGCGGAGGCGCTCAACGGCGACTCCACGTGGCAGGCCCTCAAGGCCTCCAGCTCCAGCGACGCCGCGGTGGCCACGGCCACCGGCAACTCGGCGGTCGCGGGCAGCATCACCTTCAGCATCACCTCGCTGGCCAAGGCGCACGTCGCCACGGCGCAGGTCCCCGAGTCCGGCGGCGCGACCAAGGGCTCCGGCCTGGAGGTCACCGTCGGCGGCAAGACCACGCACGTGGACGTCACCGACGACACGGCGGCGGGCGTCGCCGAGGCGGTCAACAAGGCCGGGCTCGGCGTCCGGGCCACGGTCATCACGACCACGACCGGTCAGCGGGTGCAGTTCTCCTCCGCCAAGACGGGCGCCGAGCAGGCGTTCACCGTCGCGGGCATGGCCAACGACCCGACCGTGCTGTCCCAGGGCAGCGACGCGACGATCACCGTCGGCGACCCGGCCACCACGGGCTACAAGCTGACCAGCGCGGACAACAACTTCACGTCGGTGCTGCCGGGCGTGACCGTGCGGGCGACGAAGGTGCAGAACGACGTCACCGTCACCAGCACCGTGGACAGCTCCGGCATCGGCGACAAGGTCGCCGCGCTGGTGAACGCGGTCAACGCCGCCATCAGCACGGCCAAGGGCTACGACACGTACGACGCGGCCAGCAAGACGGCGGGTCCCCTGAACGGGGACACCCTCGCGCGCGGCCTCCGCAGCAGCCTGCTGACCACGGTCTCCGGCGGCGGCACCTCCTTCGGCACGATGAGCGCCTTCGGCGTCGCGCTCGGCACCAACGGGCAGCTGACCTTCGACAAGGCCAAGTTCGTCGCGGCCTTCGAGGCCGACCCGGAGAAGGTGCGCACGGCGGTCACCGACGGGCTGGTCAAGCCGTACAAGAAGATCGGCGAGGACGCGTCCAACTCGACCACCGGGTCGCTGACGGTCGCCGTGCAGGGCGGGGACACCACCCTGCGCAGGCTGAACACGGCGATCTCCGAGTGGGACACCAAGCTGGCGTCCAAGAAGGTCTCGCTGCAGAAGTACTACTCCACGCTGGAAACGTCCATGAGCAAGTTGAACCAGCAGGCTTCCTGGCTCTCGGGCCAGTTGGCTGGCCTGTCGAGCTGA
- the fliS gene encoding flagellar export chaperone FliS — MRNTSLRDRYLDDSVSTASPGHLLVMLYDRLCLDLGRGATAMRAGDRAGASELVVHAQDILLELRGSLQQGVWEGSGQLSDLYSFLVSELIRANTGQDVEKVEACLAVVEPLRDAWREAVHGIPAPDAARAG, encoded by the coding sequence ATGCGGAACACGTCCCTGCGGGACAGGTACCTGGACGACTCGGTGAGCACCGCTTCACCAGGGCACCTGCTCGTCATGCTGTACGACCGGTTGTGCCTGGACCTCGGGCGCGGCGCCACCGCGATGCGGGCGGGCGACCGGGCAGGCGCCTCCGAGCTGGTCGTGCACGCGCAGGACATCCTGCTCGAACTGCGCGGCTCGCTGCAGCAGGGGGTGTGGGAGGGCAGCGGTCAGCTGTCCGACCTGTACAGCTTCCTGGTCTCCGAGCTGATCCGGGCCAACACCGGCCAGGACGTCGAGAAGGTCGAGGCGTGCCTCGCGGTGGTCGAACCGCTGAGGGACGCCTGGCGCGAGGCGGTGCACGGCATCCCCGCCCCGGACGCGGCGCGCGCCGGATGA
- a CDS encoding flagellin, protein MSLRINSNIAAMNAYRNLSVNDKQMAGSLEKLSSGLRINRAADDAAGLSISQGLTSQIGGLKVAARNAQDGVNVVQTADGALNESAEILQRMRDLAVQASNGGSQDTNARAAAQTEFGQLQKELDRIAKTTSFGGQKLLDTAGTAYNGTFQVGANNTADDQIQVNLDATVFGSSGGTKSSYTVSGGTYDSATLDTKTITATQGATTATVTLATPADLDAVVSQLNADATFSGGFTASKDGGELKIESKTNGTGAVTLTGTSGLTGAGTNGTAGATGFDSAGLGVGTTVKVDTTANAQSAIDSIDSAIKGLSTARAQLGAYQNRFEHTINNINVQVENLSASKSNITDTDMAQEMVKFTRSQILSQAGTAMLAQANQAPQNVLQLLR, encoded by the coding sequence ATGAGTCTTCGCATCAACTCCAACATCGCGGCGATGAACGCCTACCGCAACCTCTCGGTGAACGACAAGCAGATGGCCGGCAGCCTGGAGAAGCTGTCGTCCGGCCTGCGGATCAACCGGGCGGCGGACGACGCGGCGGGTCTGTCCATCAGCCAGGGCCTCACCTCTCAGATCGGTGGCCTGAAGGTCGCTGCGCGCAACGCGCAGGACGGCGTCAACGTCGTCCAGACCGCGGACGGCGCCCTGAACGAGTCGGCTGAGATCCTGCAGCGCATGCGCGACCTCGCTGTCCAGGCCTCCAACGGTGGTTCCCAGGACACGAACGCGCGTGCCGCCGCGCAGACCGAGTTCGGCCAGCTCCAGAAGGAGCTCGACCGCATCGCCAAGACCACCTCCTTCGGTGGTCAGAAGCTGCTGGACACGGCGGGCACCGCTTACAACGGCACCTTCCAGGTCGGCGCCAACAACACCGCCGACGACCAGATCCAGGTCAACCTGGACGCCACGGTCTTCGGCAGCTCCGGCGGCACCAAGTCGAGCTACACCGTGTCGGGCGGCACGTACGACTCCGCCACCCTCGACACGAAGACGATCACCGCGACGCAGGGCGCCACGACCGCCACGGTCACGCTGGCCACGCCGGCTGACCTCGACGCCGTGGTCTCCCAGTTGAACGCTGACGCCACCTTCTCGGGCGGCTTCACCGCCAGCAAGGACGGCGGTGAGCTGAAGATCGAGTCGAAGACCAACGGCACGGGCGCGGTCACCCTCACGGGTACCTCGGGCCTGACCGGCGCCGGCACGAACGGCACCGCCGGCGCGACCGGCTTCGACTCCGCGGGCCTCGGCGTCGGTACCACCGTCAAGGTGGACACCACCGCCAACGCCCAGTCCGCGATCGACTCGATCGACAGCGCCATCAAGGGGCTGTCGACCGCGCGGGCCCAGCTCGGTGCGTACCAGAACCGGTTCGAGCACACCATCAACAACATCAACGTCCAGGTGGAGAACCTGTCCGCGTCCAAGTCGAACATCACCGACACGGACATGGCGCAGGAGATGGTCAAGTTCACCCGGTCGCAGATCCTGTCGCAGGCTGGCACCGCCATGCTCGCGCAGGCCAACCAGGCGCCGCAGAACGTTCTGCAGCTCCTGAGGTGA